atcctggctttgctattCACTACCTGTATAATAAGGGTCTCCGTTTTCTCCAATATGAAGAGTTTGGATTAGGTGGCTTCCTCAGATGAGAGctataaggtcctttccagttataAATCCATTACCCTTGTCAAGAAATTGCCTGGCCTCTGCCTGGAGCCCATCAGTGAGAAGAGTTCAGAGAGCTCACTATGAAGGAACAAATCTAGCAACAAAGGGTTAAATGTTGGTCAGAAGCAGCACAGAAGATCAAAATCAGTTCACACTGGAGTAGTCAGAAGAGGCCGCTTGAGGGTAGTATGTCTTGAGCTGGGGCTTGAAGGACAGATAGAATTcaaataaggagaaagaaaggacaaaggcTTTAGAGCAGGAGGAAGAGGGCTATTCCAAAGATTCCTTCTTCTGCAGCACGAACAACAGAGGGCCAAGTAGAATCTTAAAATGTTATAGCTAAAGAAATAGACAGTTTTCCTTCAATTATGCTATTAAGTTTTTCCTAAAGGTCTGTCATCCTTAGAATGGCagtaagttggaactcaaggacCTATCCTGAAATAAATAATTCTCCCTTGGGCTTTAGTTTCAATtacaaaatgaggcagttggactacatgatctctaatgtcacttccagttctaaaaacAACAATAGCAACAACCGTTCAGCTAAGGATAGAGTGAATAGTGAACATGCAAATTATAGTACTTAGTATGGGGCAATCCCAGCCTCTGAACAAACTCAACTGATAATTTTGTTTGGTATTATAAAGGTCTGAAGTAGCCTGGGACTTTCATCACATTTCAAAACTTGACTCTGGTCTCGAAATACAGGCATGCTAATGTACTGCTGGTGGAACTGAGAATTGATCCATTCaccctggaaaacaatttggaactatactagAAAATCAATTAACAGAATGTGCCCactgacccagtgataccactattGGACtacatctcaaagagatcaagaTAGATGGGAAAAAAACCTATATAAATATGCATTCCGGCACTTTTGTGGTAATCCCTTCAAAATGAAACTACAAAGTGAGTGCCTATTATTTGgggaatgattaaataaattatggtacatgggTATAGTAGAATATTACTGCACTGTAAAATGCAACAAATAGGAAGAATTccaagaaatatgggaagacttatCGCAAGAtagcaaataaaataaacagaatgaaGAGAACAATTTAATATGATGACAACAATAAGGTAATTTCAATGTTCCACTGAAATAAAGCAGGACTCTATAAATGCAATGATCAATAGTAACTTTAGGGGATCGAAGATGAAGCATATTCCAGCAGATAGGTAGTAGACTATGGGTACAGAATGAGGAATATGTTGTCAGGCATGGccaatttcttgtttattttaactgATTCTTTATTGCAAAGGAGGATTTCATTATTGTTTGGGAGCTAGGAAGTAAAAATGAGGAGTCATTGGGAAACAACAATTATGTCAGGTCTACaatcatttataaagtacctactatgttccagaaaaggcagctagttggctcaatggatagagtactggggttggagtaaggaagacctgagttcaaatccagtctcaaattcttactagttatgtgaccctggacaaatcactcaatgtctgtttaccttaatccactggagaaggaaatgacaagccacttcagtatctttgccaagaaaactccatggacagcatggtccatggggtcatgaagagtccaattCAACTAACCAACAACAtatgccagtcactatgctaagctctgaagATTCAAaacagggggagggaggaaagaaggggggcAAAAACGGTTTCTGGTCCCAAGAAACTCACAATCTGATACAGGAGACAACGTGCCAACTACtgcatacaaacaagatatatacagagtaaattggagataatctcagagggaaggcattagcattaaggaagattgggaaaggcttcttgcaaatgGAGAGATTTCAACTGAGaattaaaagaagccaggaaagccaggaagcagagatatGGAAGGAAAGGATTCTAAGCAAGGggaacagtcaatgaaaatgcatgGAGAATTGTGAGATGGAAAGTCAACGTTTTGCTAAGGAATATCAAGGACCAAATTGCAAAGTACATGGAGGGGAATGAGGTGGTTTGTTTTCTTAGAGGACCAGTGACATaatggggtgatatcttgacatGCTCATGTACTGGATTTCAGGGAGGAGAGTTGAGCAAAATTATCAGCCTCATTCTCCCAgggtcactgaagtccagtggcaagataaaagtcaggatgactggtgatgacccaggatgcagcgGATGCGCTTGGCTTCCTTAGCTCTAAGTGCTCTACAATGTCTGCTTCAGGTACTTTCACTGCCATTAGAAGAAATTGGTCTCATctagtcttcacatgcttggagtagacatccccctaactcaccaatggtaTGAGTCctgttggttactctcaacctgtctgccaagatggttttaccagagtgccactgtgcatgctgcagcttcttggagccacaggtgagaccAAAGGTatatgagcaaccctgaaaaaggCTCTCAGCAAACCCTTACAcaagaggtgctagtcctccctgaacatcccaTACACCCCaaggaataaggtgtaagaagactggaaaagtaggaaggagccaggttacAAAGGGCTTTTAAAATCAAACAGAATGTTATCACTGATGACAAGGAGCTAGGGGGAGAGGGCAGGACCTGCACttcaggaagatcagtttgacagctagGTGGAGGATGGGCTTGTAGCAGGCAGAGCAATGGGCAGTCCCATGGTAACGTGATGAGGGTCTGTACCAGGGTGGAGGCGTTGTCAGAAGCAAGAAGGGGGTTTGTAATAGAGAGGCAGGGAAAGTAGAATCGACAGGTTTTAACAGCAGATTGGAAGTGGGGGTGGGAAAGTGAGGAAGATATGTAGATTGTGAGTCTGGGTGActgaggatggtggtgcccttggcAGTAGGAATAAAGGGGTTTGGAAGGAAGAAGGTTTGAGCATGCCAGCCAAGAGACAAGGGAGCAAGAGGACAATGCCTAATTTAAATAGATTAATTAATACTGCCCACCCTcctttgttttcatctttcttatGCATTTGTCATGCTTAATATTCCACTGGAGTTACTTGTGTATGGGTCCTATTGCCCCGCGAGTTCCATGAGGACAGGGTCTGAGTCGCACAGCCACAGAATCTGCGGTGGAAGAACAACCCCCACGCTGTCCTAGCTCAACCCCTCATAGGGCATGACGTCACAGCCCTTCCCCACAGGCGCCGCCCAGGAGCTGCTACTGCAGCTGAGCTCCGACCACGGCTGCGCCCACAGTGGACGCCCGTCTTGGTGCAGCCAATCCTTGCGTCGTCGCGTCTCCCCCGGTGCCTCGCTCAAGGCTCGGCACACAGCAGGAGCTTGAGAAAAATCCAATGGAAAGGATAAGAATAGAAGGATATAATAAAGGCCTAAAAGGGGAAGCAAGAGGGCTGGACGACAAGTCTGAATTATCGCACAGCCGCGGCTAGGAGGCAGCAGAGCCCGGCACCCGAAAGCGTTTTTCTCCTTTTGGAGTAAACCCCTTGGCTTCGTCTGTCACCCTATTCAGCAGATAGAGCGGCTTCACCAATCACAAGTAAGCCGTCCTAATAATTCCCGCCCATTCCTACAAATCAGCCAATACGCTGGCGTCCGCGTGGCCGCTCGGGATACCCGGTTTCTTGTAACAAGGCGTTCAGCGTCTGGCTCCGCCCCGTCCCCGAGGGTCAGCCAATCCCCGGGATGAGAGGCGGAGCCGGCTCAAGTCTCGCACTACCCCGGAAGCTGTGAGCGACCCCTCGGGGAGCGCAGGTGGTCACCAAGAGGGTGAAGGGCACGAGGCGGGGCGGACCGGGGAGGCAGGGCTGGGCAGTCCCGAATGACCTCGATGTCCCCGGTTCCCTTATAGCTATGGGCTCCGAACCCCCCAACTTCTCGTGGGTGCTCCCGGGCCGCCTGGCGGGGCTGGCACTGCCCCGGTTCCCCGCCCACTACCAGTTCCTGTGGACTCAGGGAGTGCGGCACCTGGTGTCCCTGACGGAGCGCGGACCGCCCTACAGCGACACGTGCCCGGGCCTCACCGTGCACCGGCTTCGCATCCCCGACTTCTGCCCGCCGGCGCCTGAGCAGATCGACCGCTTTGTGAGCCTGGTGGACGAGGCTAACGCGCGCGGAGAGGTCAGCctgcggggcgggggcgggggcggggcccgggcaggggcagggctggtcgggggaggggaggagtcGAAAGGGGGTGGGGTCAGCGGGCCCCAGAGAACTCGAGGGAGGCGGCGAGCACCGTGGGAAAGCGCGACTGTGCGGCCCGTGGGGAGGCTGGTCAGCCCTGGCTTTGTGCTAAGGGAACggcaaaaatagcccctgccctgaaggaacGCACATCCTGACGGGGGAGTTATAGAAGATACGTATGTAGATAAACTATCTATATACGGATATGTATGctatctatatgtacacacatacatagagatagatgtgtgtgcacatatgtctATCCACGTGTTTTAGGGCATCCACAGAGTagagagaagtgtgtgtgtgtatctgtgtatttgAATATGTATCGCTgtataagtttatatatatacCACACAGAGTGAATGGGGACCTGCCCATGGTGGGATTTGAGCAGAGTCCTTAAGGAAGCAAGTAGGGCTAAAAGAAAGGGAAGCTGGCTGGTGAATAGTTACTAGGGACCAAGGGAAGCAGTAACATTCACAGCTTGAGGGATGTGAATGCTGATAGGAAAACAAGTTGTTGGTACCAGCAGGATTCCAAGTAGAGCTAGAAGGTCTGTAAGGTAACTCAGCAAGGAAGATGGTCAGTGATTCCTGAGGGCAGATTAGAGGACAGGGTTATAGTAAGGGAAGCATCAGAAGGAAAAGCAATTAAGGTATGAAAATTTTAAGCATGTGAGGAGAGGGAGATATCTGGAGAGTAACACCTTTGTGCCTCAAAGGATACTCTCTGACCTGCAGCGACCCTGAGACTCTAGAGTCATTTGTAGTCATGGATCCCCTCATTCCCCCTGAGATGAGAGGGCTTAGATATGTGTGTCCCAATCCATAGATGCTGCCTCCTACCCCAGGTACCACTTCTTGGGCACAGCTGGAGCATCCGCCCTACCCAGCAAGGGAAGTTGAGCTTGGGACCTGTTGCTTCTCTCCTTCAAAGGCATGAATAGATAGCCTCCAGACCAGGCTACTTCCTTCCTCTCATGTTAGTAGTAACTTTCTACTAGGCCCGCTCTTAAGAGATTACATGTGCCCAATTCCTAGGCATATTTAGAGAATGGGGGGCATGCTCCAGGTCTTTCTGGGAGGTTAGGGAGGCAGGAGtttctgtaaccttgggcaagtgacttaatttctCTAGGCAGACTCAGTCTCTCCTTTCCAGTGTGTGATCCAGTGGTCCTGTGAAAGGCTAAAGCTAAAAACCCTGGGACTGAGAAGGTACAGGGTCTTTAGGATTCTGTCCCCACTGAACCTCATCCCCACAGGCTGTGGGGGTGCATTGCACCCTGGGCTATGGGCGTACAGGCACCATGCTGGCCTGCTATCTGGTAAAGGAGAAAGGCCTGGCAGGGGGAGAGGCTGTGGCTGAGATTCGGCGACTGCGACCAGGTTCCATTGAGACCTATGATCAAGAGAAAGCAGTTTTCCAGTTCTACCAACGAACCAAGTAGGGGTAGATGTGGCACCACACCTACCTCAATCCATACGGTGCATGGACCTGAGAAGCTGGAACCAAAGCCAGAGCCAGTCGATGCTGTGGAGGAGCAGGGTGAGGTCACAGCAGCTGCCAAACTTTATATGCATCAGAAGAGATACTGTTCCTGTCAGCTGGATCTGAATACGGGAGTGACCAGCATCCACAGGTCCCGTTATAGACATGTGTACATAGGCAAACAttgtattttcttcaataaaatgaTCAGTGAAACTTCTCTTGACTTTAAGAATGCCTTACTGGAGTTCTCGGGGAGTTGGTTGATGATACAGTTGCAGCACATCAGTCCATTCTTCAATATCATCATTTCTGAGTCTCCAGTAGACCACTTCCCACTAGTAGATCTCATAAATCCTAGAGGGTATAGAACCAGATTTATCTTCTTCAACAGATAGGCACCAAGGGTTCCATTATTCTTCTGCAGAGttctccttcccatctcccttGTTATGGAGATATGAGGTTGGGATCCTCAGATTAAAATTGCTGTATATCTTAGAACTGAGGCCTTCAAGGGAAGACCAGAGCTATGGAGTTCTGAATAGTTTGGTTACGAAACAATGGCTTGTGGGGTGTAGGATCTCTGAGTCTACCTCCTAGAACTAAGGGAATGGTGGGAATTGAACCCTTCCATTCTCTGGAACACTGAGATATGTGATTCTGTGGAATGGGGATTTGGGGGGTTATTGGTAgaaagaggtcatctaatccaacccctatCTATAATCCCTGAGataacatccctgacaagtggtcatccaggccATTTAACTTAATGACCTTCAGTGATTATTAAGCTAGCCCTTTTCATTTCTGGACAGTTCTAATTTCCAGAAAGATTTCTGTTACTTTAAATCCATCTGTCTGCAGCTTCACTGCTCCAAGTTCTGCCTGATAGAGCCAAGGAAAACAAGATTTCTTTCTTCCACATGACCATATCTCAGATATATGAAGACAGCTTTCACATTCCCCTGGTCTTATCCAGGCTAAACATGCCCATTTCCTTTAATCATTATTCATGTGACATAGTCTTTTGGCCTTATCACCTTAGTTGCCCTACTTTGAGCTAACATTTCAGAGAGTGAACATTTCAGACcgggtgaccctgagcatgtcacttaacctcagagaaactgagtttcctaatttgtacaatggagataatatttgcatttatttcacTGAGGTGGTGTAAAGAACGCACTTTTcagaccttaaagcactacataaaatGTGTAGTTATTCATTGGCCCTGCCTTACACTCAGTTAAGGACTTAGCAAGTTAGCAGGTGCTAGTTGATGGAGCATGGACAATAAACAAATACTGCGGGGTAAAAAAGTCCCTGCCTGAAGGGAGTATACATCCTAATGGAGTGATAACTAGGACagataaaatatacacaaagtataTGGGAGGGAATATAGAAAATAAAGGATTTGAATTGAAtgttaaaggaagccagtgaaattaAGAGTTGTAGGTGTGGGATAGAATATTCCAGGGGAACAGCTAAAGCAAAGACAGACTATCCCAACTCATTTTTGCTCTTTTTCCACAACATGTATGTATTAATTGGCATTTGGTGGGAGACTGGccatccccctctccctcttAGCCACCTTCTTACTTTTCTCCTGTCTGTCTGATTTACTATTGAGAAACTTTCTGTCTCTGTTAGGAAGCATGGCATTGGCCACTTTGGAAGCATCCATTCCATAGAGGAGCTGAGATAGAGAAATGTTTCTCTTGCTGTGATTCCATGTATTTTAATTTCAGACAAGAAAGCATTTCCTTCATTGTTTGTAGAATCAGGATTAAGGATGGAAACCTAGAAGGGGCCTGAAGAATCATCTAgtacaga
The DNA window shown above is from Notamacropus eugenii isolate mMacEug1 chromosome 2, mMacEug1.pri_v2, whole genome shotgun sequence and carries:
- the DUSP23 gene encoding dual specificity protein phosphatase 23 isoform X3: MGSEPPNFSWVLPGRLAGLALPRFPAHYQFLWTQGVRHLVSLTERGPPYSDTCPGLTVHRLRIPDFCPPAPEQIDRFVSLVDEANARGEDLATYGPDLEEMSGSLAASHYFQPRFTIQTVCPR
- the DUSP23 gene encoding dual specificity protein phosphatase 23 isoform X1 — its product is MGSEPPNFSWVLPGRLAGLALPRFPAHYQFLWTQGVRHLVSLTERGPPYSDTCPGLTVHRLRIPDFCPPAPEQIDRFVSLVDEANARGECVIQWSCERLKLKTLGLRRYRVFRILSPLNLIPTGCGGALHPGLWAYRHHAGLLSGKGERPGRGRGCG
- the DUSP23 gene encoding dual specificity protein phosphatase 23 isoform X2, whose product is MGSEPPNFSWVLPGRLAGLALPRFPAHYQFLWTQGVRHLVSLTERGPPYSDTCPGLTVHRLRIPDFCPPAPEQIDRFVSLVDEANARGEAVGVHCTLGYGRTGTMLACYLVKEKGLAGGEAVAEIRRLRPGSIETYDQEKAVFQFYQRTK